A stretch of Henckelia pumila isolate YLH828 chromosome 4, ASM3356847v2, whole genome shotgun sequence DNA encodes these proteins:
- the LOC140867363 gene encoding NADPH HC-toxin reductase 1-like yields MEEGKCKVCVTGGAGYIASALINKLLGEGYFVHATLRDLEDHSKVDILKNFDGADTRLKLFKADIYRAEEFEEAILGCEFVFHVATPLLHSEGHTYKNRIDATVDSAKRIASLCVGSGTVRRLIYTASVTAASPLKDVEGAYYKEYMDENCWTPTHFSIPYTSDYIEDYTKAKTLAERELLSFDNGEMEVVTLACGLVGGETLMPHTPESVKAILGLLVDDGFAYRALKFLENLLAKVPLAHIEDITNALVFCMNEHSMNGRFLCANGYVSTADMALYCQKKYPEFSIKKEHLECLNRDTKWGSDLLEKRGFEYKYDWRVVLDESIRCAKKNADVWI; encoded by the exons ATGGAAGAGGGAAAGTGTAAGGTGTGCGTGACTGGAGGAGCTGGATATATTGCTTCTGCACTGATCAATAAACTTTTGGGTGAAGGCTATTTTGTACACGCTACTCTCAGGGATCTGG AAGATCACTCCAAGGTCGATATCCTAAAGAATTTTGATGGGGCAGACACAAGACTCAAATTATTTAAAGCTGACATATACAGAGCTGAGGAATTTGAGGAAGCAATCCTAGGTTGCGAGTTTGTTTTCCATGTCGCAACGCCTTTGCTCCACTCTGAAGGCCACACG TACAAAAACCGGATCGATGCGACTGTGGATTCGGCTAAGAGAATTGCGAGCTTGTGTGTTGGATCGGGAACAGTGAGGAGGCTTATCTACACAGCTTCTGTAACGGCTGCTTCACCATTGAAGGATGTTGAGGGTGCTTATTATAAGGAGTATATGGATGAAAATTGTTGGACCCCTACTCATTTCTCTATCCCTTACACAAGTGATTATATTGAG GATTATACTAAAGCGAAGACATTGGCTGAGAGAGAGCTTTTAAGCTTTGACAATGGAGAAATGGAGGTGGTGACACTAGCTTGCGGCCTCGTCGGCGGAGAGACTCTGATGCCTCACACGCCCGAAAGCGTAAAGGCAATCTTGGGACTTCTCGTAGACGATGGATTTGCATACCGTGCACTCAAATTTCTAGAAAATTTGCTTGCAAAAGTCCCATTAGCTCACATTGAGGATATAACAAATGCCCTTGTCTTCTGCATGAATGAACATAGTATGAATGGTAGATTCTTGTGCGCAAATGGATACGTTTCGACTGCAGATATGGCCCTATACTGTCAAAAGAAATACCCCGAATTTAGTATTAAAAAAGA GCACTTGGAATGTCTTAACAGAGACACCAAATGGGGATCTGATCTGCTTGAGAAGAGGGGTTTCGAGTATAAATATGATTGGCGTGTGGTTTTGGATGAAAGCATCAGATGCGCGAAGAAAAATGCAGATGTTTGgatttaa